AGGAAAGCAATGtggtttcctctcctcctctgcccactcctttctccttggcttgttAAGCTCTCATGCTTACTCCTGCTCTACCAACTGCTTCATAGGAATTTTAAGAGAACAACTGCAAAGTGTTTCAGGCTATGTTCATTGCTAATAGTGTGAAGATTACAGAGACTTAGTACAAAGGACAAAGAGCATAGGAGCTGGGGGAAACTGCTCACTTCACTGCTGTAACAGATCTGAGCAATAAGGATTCACCTCTCACTGCCCCCTTACCTGCCGGGATTCTTCCATCTGTCAGAAACAGGTCGCTGAATCCTTCGCCCAGCAGCCTGTCTATTGGAGAGTCTCGCCCTAAATCATAATCACTGTCTCCTGCTTCACTGTCACCACGGCCACTGTCTTTCAAGCTAAATTTGTCCATGTCTTGAAGGGCAAATCTAGAAAGATAAATCAGGGAATGTATGTAGAGTTTTTATTCTTTAGCATCCATGTAATTTGAGACTGAATAGGCAACACAAGTGCAATTCATACCTATAGCTCCTAGAATATTTGTTTCCTCGAAAACTTGGCCTTGGCTGATATTGCCCCTGGTGAAGCATTGAAAGAAGCTGGGAGACCTGCTGGAAACCAAAGAGACAGAACTGATTCCTGGAAACAAAGCCCCCAGTACTCCCAAGCTTTCAGCAAGGAAAAACAAGGAGCATGCTCCCTGTCTTTAAAGGTCCACATGTGCTGAACTGTGGCAGACTCTACAGCTAGCCGCCAGCATAACTGAATGCATGCCAGAGAGATTCGAGTGGTCTTACACagctgagttttctttttctttttgaaagggGACTCCTTTATAAATAACAGGtggatttcctttattttatagttCATATTAAAGTGATCTgttataaaaatacatagaaaattctCTAAAACACAACATTCTAACACATGTAGTAAAAATAACATCAGAAAATTTTCCAAAGCGGAACAAATAACATGCACTGAGATAGGATTCTGGAGGCTAGaggggttttgtgtgtttgtttatttgtttgggctttttttaaaagtagagacCACACCTATGAGAATATTACAAACCCCTTTATTTTTGGCTTCCAGTAtcttaatcttggatgtatgggGATTCTAATCAGATAGTCCTTTGTAAGCTTCACActtatttttcaatattctaCATGGTACATGCAAGtaaattctttcagaaaaacTTAAAACAATATGCTCAGGCTTGTATACTTGCTATATATACATAATGTAACTTGCACCTTACATTATTTGCATGTTGTTAGTACTGTTACTTCTTAATTGCAGAACTAGCCCTTAACACAACTTGTGAACAGCTACTCTGTCAGTGAAACGGTGCAGTGTATGATCTTACCTCAACTGCAGGAGTGGCATGGGTGAGTTCTAATGAGAAATTTTCTGGCACGTGGTTCGATGAGATTGTCACCAAACTGTTGAGGGACTGGTGACTGTTGTGACTCTGCCGGCTGCCCATCTGCCCTCTTTCTAAGGTGGGAGATGAAGACGGAGACGACCTGTGATGAGATCGGATGGGGAGAGTGCCATTTATGGTAGGCACCAACGTAATGTCTCCTTTGTGGATCTGCCGGGATGGTCTTTTGGGGTGGTGCTGGTACGTTGACTCTGCTACCCTGCAGTTGTAGGATCGCGTGTCTTTCTTGTCTCGATTACACCTAGTTGCAAACAGCACCATGATAACCAGCAACACTGCACAAATTgctcctaaggaaataattataatCATGGAGACATCCAAAGATTCTTGGCTCACTGAGGTCATCGCTGTGCTTGTCACTGACTCTGTGTAGTCCAAGATCGCACACTTCAGAAGGACTTTGGTGTGCAGCTGGGGATTGCCTTTGTCCTGGATGACAACTGAGAGCTCCCACTCTGTGTAGGGAACGGACTCCATGCTCACATTGGTATGGATGTCACATGATCGTGGATCAATTATAAAGATATTATCCTCATTACCTGCCACTATGGAGCAGCTGAGTTCAGCATTCACACCAGAGTCTCTGTCGATTGCCCTTATTCTTGTGACATGAAAGCCACTTTCAGCCCCTTTGGGGATGGAGATTTCTGCAGTATTATTGCGCAGTGCAGGCCCTATGACCACAGGGACGTTGTCATTCTCATCGATGATGGTGAGCACAACTGTGGTGTTGCTTACAAGTTGCTTTGGACTTCCTCCATCTCTTGCTTCAACCACAAAAGTTATCTGACTCACTTCTTCATGATCAAAGATTCTGAGGGCATAGATGTGTCCATTCGATGGGTCAATGGTAACATAGGTAGTTATGGAATTTCCCAGGATAAAACTCTCCAAAATAGTGTATGTAACTTGCCCATTTTCTCCATCATCAGGATCTGAGGCCGTAACAGCAGTGATAAATGCCCCTGGCGAGTTATTCTCTGAGATTGCTAATTCATATCGACTTCTCTGGAAGTAGGGAGGGTTGTCATTTACATCACTGATTTGAACAGTAAAATGCTTTACTGTGGAGAGACTGGGTGTCCCCTTGTCCTCAGCAATCACAGTCAAACTGTATTCAGATCTTTTTTCTCTATCCAGTGTGGCATTTGTCAGGATTACATAGTTGTTCTCATAACTCTGCTGAAGTTTAAAGTGACCGTGTCCATGAAGCTTACAAACTACTTCTCCATTCAGCCCAGAGTCCTTGTCCTGGACCCTGACCAAAGCAACAAATGAATCAACAGGATCCCCTTCAAAAATATAAGATATTTCCTCTTTCCCAGGGTACATGAGATTTATGCTAATTTCAGGTTTATTGTCATTAACATCCACAACCTTAATTATAATTTTGCAATGAGCTGGGATTGAATTCGGACCCATATCTTGAGCCTGAACATCAATCTCATAGGATTTGGTGATTTCATAATCCACTTGCTT
This window of the Desmodus rotundus isolate HL8 chromosome 9, HLdesRot8A.1, whole genome shotgun sequence genome carries:
- the PCDH18 gene encoding protocadherin-18 isoform X2, with protein sequence MYQTNAKMHFRFVFALLVVSFNSDVSGKNLKYRIYEEQRVGSVIARLSEDVADVLVKLPYPSTVRFRAMQRGNSPLLVVNEDNGEISIGAKIDREQLCQKNLNCSIEFDVITLPTEHLQLFHIEVEVLDINDNAPQFSRPLIPIEISESAAVGTRIPLDSASDPDVGENSLHTYSLSANAFFNIEVRTRTDGAKYAELIVVRELDRELKSSYELQLTASDMGVPQRSGSSILKISISDSNDNSPAFEQQSYIIQLLENSPVGTLLLDLNATDPDEGANGKIVYSFSSHVSPKIIETFKIDSERGHLTLFKQVDYEITKSYEIDVQAQDMGPNSIPAHCKIIIKVVDVNDNKPEISINLMYPGKEEISYIFEGDPVDSFVALVRVQDKDSGLNGEVVCKLHGHGHFKLQQSYENNYVILTNATLDREKRSEYSLTVIAEDKGTPSLSTVKHFTVQISDVNDNPPYFQRSRYELAISENNSPGAFITAVTASDPDDGENGQVTYTILESFILGNSITTYVTIDPSNGHIYALRIFDHEEVSQITFVVEARDGGSPKQLVSNTTVVLTIIDENDNVPVVIGPALRNNTAEISIPKGAESGFHVTRIRAIDRDSGVNAELSCSIVAGNEDNIFIIDPRSCDIHTNVSMESVPYTEWELSVVIQDKGNPQLHTKVLLKCAILDYTESVTSTAMTSVSQESLDVSMIIIISLGAICAVLLVIMVLFATRCNRDKKDTRSYNCRVAESTYQHHPKRPSRQIHKGDITLVPTINGTLPIRSHHRSSPSSSPTLERGQMGSRQSHNSHQSLNSLVTISSNHVPENFSLELTHATPAVEVSQLLSMLHQGQYQPRPSFRGNKYSRSYRFALQDMDKFSLKDSGRGDSEAGDSDYDLGRDSPIDRLLGEGFSDLFLTDGRIPAAMRLCTEECRVLGHSDQCWMPPLPSPPSDYRSNMFIPGEEFPAQPPPQRPHPGLEDDAQPSDSAEKKKSFSTFGKDSPNEEDAGDKSASSLLSEMSSVFQRLLPASLDSFVEASEGERSNSLERRKGPPPAKATGYPPGVAAWAASTHFQNPAASPAPALGAHPGAQPSCKWLPAMEEIPENYEEDDFDNVLNHLNDGKHELMDASELVAEINKLLQDVRQS
- the PCDH18 gene encoding protocadherin-18 isoform X1 — translated: MYQTNAKMHFRFVFALLVVSFNSDVSGKNLKYRIYEEQRVGSVIARLSEDVADVLVKLPYPSTVRFRAMQRGNSPLLVVNEDNGEISIGAKIDREQLCQKNLNCSIEFDVITLPTEHLQLFHIEVEVLDINDNAPQFSRPLIPIEISESAAVGTRIPLDSASDPDVGENSLHTYSLSANAFFNIEVRTRTDGAKYAELIVVRELDRELKSSYELQLTASDMGVPQRSGSSILKISISDSNDNSPAFEQQSYIIQLLENSPVGTLLLDLNATDPDEGANGKIVYSFSSHVSPKIIETFKIDSERGHLTLFKQVDYEITKSYEIDVQAQDMGPNSIPAHCKIIIKVVDVNDNKPEISINLMYPGKEEISYIFEGDPVDSFVALVRVQDKDSGLNGEVVCKLHGHGHFKLQQSYENNYVILTNATLDREKRSEYSLTVIAEDKGTPSLSTVKHFTVQISDVNDNPPYFQRSRYELAISENNSPGAFITAVTASDPDDGENGQVTYTILESFILGNSITTYVTIDPSNGHIYALRIFDHEEVSQITFVVEARDGGSPKQLVSNTTVVLTIIDENDNVPVVIGPALRNNTAEISIPKGAESGFHVTRIRAIDRDSGVNAELSCSIVAGNEDNIFIIDPRSCDIHTNVSMESVPYTEWELSVVIQDKGNPQLHTKVLLKCAILDYTESVTSTAMTSVSQESLDVSMIIIISLGAICAVLLVIMVLFATRCNRDKKDTRSYNCRVAESTYQHHPKRPSRQIHKGDITLVPTINGTLPIRSHHRSSPSSSPTLERGQMGSRQSHNSHQSLNSLVTISSNHVPENFSLELTHATPAVEQVSQLLSMLHQGQYQPRPSFRGNKYSRSYRFALQDMDKFSLKDSGRGDSEAGDSDYDLGRDSPIDRLLGEGFSDLFLTDGRIPAAMRLCTEECRVLGHSDQCWMPPLPSPPSDYRSNMFIPGEEFPAQPPPQRPHPGLEDDAQPSDSAEKKKSFSTFGKDSPNEEDAGDKSASSLLSEMSSVFQRLLPASLDSFVEASEGERSNSLERRKGPPPAKATGYPPGVAAWAASTHFQNPAASPAPALGAHPGAQPSCKWLPAMEEIPENYEEDDFDNVLNHLNDGKHELMDASELVAEINKLLQDVRQS